In Pseudomonadales bacterium, a single window of DNA contains:
- a CDS encoding transposase, with protein MVTFTLPAPLRAAAQAYPETVYAALFRAASQTLNGFATRKLKAELGQCAVLHTHNRRLDLHPHLHVIVPGGALDARRRQWRKLSGRYLFNAFALARVFRARMLQALQLAGVPIPVGLPPKWVVDCRRVGRGEPALQYLSRYLYRGVIHERDLLDYDRLAGTVTFRYRDAKTRQPALRTLPIAEFLWRVLAHVLPTGFRRVREYGFLHCRARRRLVLVQLVLHVLVQAATLRPRPPLCCMRCHTPMIVVAVTKRRRPDG; from the coding sequence ATGGTGACCTTTACCTTGCCGGCACCCTTGCGTGCCGCCGCGCAGGCGTACCCCGAAACCGTCTATGCCGCCTTGTTTCGCGCCGCCTCGCAGACCCTCAACGGTTTCGCGACACGAAAGCTCAAAGCGGAACTCGGCCAATGCGCGGTACTGCACACCCACAACCGTCGTCTCGATCTGCACCCGCACCTGCACGTCATCGTGCCCGGAGGCGCACTCGATGCGCGGCGCCGGCAGTGGCGAAAACTCTCCGGACGTTACCTCTTCAACGCCTTTGCCCTGGCCCGGGTGTTCCGTGCTCGGATGCTGCAGGCCCTGCAGCTCGCCGGCGTGCCGATCCCTGTCGGCCTGCCGCCGAAATGGGTGGTCGACTGTCGCCGTGTCGGTCGTGGCGAGCCGGCATTGCAGTACCTCTCGCGCTACCTCTACCGGGGTGTCATCCACGAGCGCGACCTCCTCGACTACGATCGCCTCGCCGGCACCGTCACCTTCCGCTACCGTGACGCCAAGACCCGCCAGCCCGCACTGCGCACCCTGCCCATCGCCGAGTTCCTGTGGCGCGTGCTCGCCCACGTCCTGCCGACCGGATTTCGTCGTGTGCGCGAGTACGGATTCCTGCACTGCCGGGCCAGGCGACGCCTCGTTCTCGTGCAACTCGTCTTGCATGTGCTGGTCCAGGCGGCAACGTTGCGACCACGCCCACCGCTGTGTTGCATGCGCTGCCATACCCCGATGATCGTCGTCGCCGTCACCAAACGCCGCAGACCCGACGGCTGA
- a CDS encoding HNH endonuclease: MATISWVLSEQGVDWLLNYLRSHWKPSNNDGSPEPITHSRHIPGDVRQAVLSEFLASGRWCPGVAGMAKRHKVSEAMRIEFDHILPHSAGGSNGYRNVQILCSDCNQLKRATAA, from the coding sequence ATGGCAACCATCTCCTGGGTGCTCAGTGAGCAGGGAGTGGACTGGTTGTTGAACTATTTGCGGTCACATTGGAAGCCATCCAACAACGACGGATCGCCGGAGCCAATCACGCACTCAAGGCATATACCCGGCGATGTAAGACAGGCTGTTCTTTCTGAGTTTCTTGCGTCGGGTCGTTGGTGTCCTGGCGTGGCCGGGATGGCCAAGCGCCACAAAGTTAGCGAAGCCATGCGCATCGAGTTTGATCACATTTTGCCGCACTCGGCTGGCGGGTCCAATGGCTATCGGAATGTTCAAATCCTATGCTCCGACTGCAACCAGTTAAAGAGAGCAACAGCGGCATGA
- a CDS encoding IS1182 family transposase yields MTTSYLPYHPDQGHLLPVSAADWLPEGHLAYFIADTVASLDLSAFHARYAKGGPRNQPFHPEMMVKVLLYGYATGVFSSRKLARRLYDDVAFRVLAAGNFPAHRTLSDFRALHLEELSALFVQVVKLARECGLVKLGTIAVDGTKVKANASRHKAMSYGRMLKAEVELKEEIAALLERARATDAAEASEPDHDLPAEIARREARLAAIQAGKARLEAQQREADTARGRYEGDERKPHDSDGKPRKGKPFKRDFGVPEDSDQTSFTDPQSRIMKQSNGGFDHSYNAQTAVDAERQIIVAAELTDCAADSGQLPGMVDAVQRTTGALPKQVLADTGYRSEAALAALAHTPCEVIVALGREGREQAQVDAQKYPHTADMAQTLASEAGKAAYRRRKAIVEAPNGWIKSVLGFRQFSFRGVEKVRAEWKLVCLAMNLRRMAAWA; encoded by the coding sequence ATGACGACTTCCTACCTTCCGTATCACCCTGATCAAGGGCATTTGCTGCCGGTGTCGGCGGCGGACTGGCTGCCCGAAGGGCATCTGGCGTACTTCATTGCCGACACCGTGGCCTCGCTGGACCTGTCGGCGTTCCACGCCCGTTACGCCAAGGGCGGGCCACGCAATCAGCCGTTTCACCCGGAGATGATGGTGAAGGTGCTGCTGTATGGCTATGCGACGGGGGTGTTCTCCTCGCGCAAGCTGGCGCGTCGGCTGTATGACGACGTGGCGTTCCGTGTGTTGGCGGCGGGCAACTTCCCGGCGCACCGGACCCTGAGCGATTTCCGTGCGCTGCATCTGGAGGAACTGTCGGCCTTGTTCGTGCAGGTGGTGAAGCTGGCGCGCGAGTGCGGGCTGGTGAAGCTGGGCACGATTGCGGTAGATGGGACGAAGGTGAAGGCCAACGCCTCGCGCCACAAGGCGATGAGCTATGGGCGGATGCTCAAGGCCGAAGTGGAGTTGAAGGAAGAGATTGCGGCGCTGCTGGAGCGCGCCCGCGCCACGGACGCGGCAGAGGCGAGCGAACCCGATCACGATCTGCCGGCCGAGATCGCGCGGCGCGAAGCGCGGCTGGCGGCGATCCAGGCCGGCAAGGCGCGTCTGGAAGCGCAGCAGCGCGAGGCCGATACCGCACGCGGGCGCTATGAAGGCGACGAGCGCAAGCCGCATGATTCCGACGGCAAGCCGAGAAAAGGCAAACCGTTCAAACGCGACTTCGGCGTGCCCGAGGACAGCGACCAGACCAGCTTCACCGATCCGCAGAGCCGGATCATGAAGCAGTCCAACGGCGGCTTCGACCACAGCTACAACGCGCAGACGGCGGTGGATGCCGAGCGTCAGATCATCGTGGCGGCAGAGCTTACCGACTGCGCCGCCGACAGTGGCCAGTTGCCGGGGATGGTGGACGCGGTACAGCGCACGACGGGGGCCTTGCCGAAGCAGGTTCTGGCCGACACCGGCTATCGCAGTGAAGCGGCGCTGGCCGCGCTGGCACACACGCCCTGCGAGGTCATCGTGGCACTGGGGCGAGAAGGGCGCGAACAAGCGCAGGTGGATGCACAAAAATACCCGCACACCGCGGACATGGCGCAAACGCTAGCCAGTGAAGCCGGCAAGGCGGCGTACCGCCGCCGCAAGGCCATCGTGGAAGCACCCAACGGCTGGATCAAATCGGTGTTGGGATTCCGGCAATTCAGTTTTCGTGGCGTGGAGAAGGTACGGGCCGAATGGAAACTGGTGTGTCTGGCGATGAACTTGAGGCGGATGGCAGCGTGGGCATGA
- a CDS encoding beta-lactamase family protein, which produces MALAPALARIIPRHPLGKLMHRVAVPHDLDEVTQIDRSAECDPRDAGIAPRAVQAVWDAVCALYRTGYYPAIMVSLRCSGRTLFSRAIGHASGNAPHAEEGAPKRFATARTPSCIFSASKALTATLIHRMEEQGEIDLQHPIAYYLPEFARKGKDRITIHHLLAHRAGIPGIAGVEDPRMILDHAQCLQLLCDAQPQDPNGRRPAYHAVTSGVLLEEIVRRVTGMDTRKAWRAWFKEPMGLGVLDYGASAAVRSRIAEQSLTGIQGLRLVDDFARRLIGARFQDVIDLLDDPAFYRAVIPSANMVATAEEMTAFYQMLLDEGRWNGRQILHPDTVARATTPAGPTARDATIGLPMRYSPGFMLGGAPFGLFGANSSLAFGHIGLSNNLTWADPERQISVALLVSGIPVVANNMGALLRLLARITAAFPRIPKRERSGRVATQRGGS; this is translated from the coding sequence ATGGCGCTAGCACCAGCACTTGCACGTATCATCCCGCGCCACCCGCTGGGCAAGCTCATGCACCGCGTTGCGGTACCGCACGATCTCGACGAGGTGACGCAGATCGATCGCTCCGCCGAGTGCGATCCGCGCGATGCGGGCATTGCTCCACGCGCGGTGCAGGCCGTCTGGGATGCGGTATGCGCGTTGTACCGTACCGGTTACTACCCGGCGATCATGGTCAGCCTGCGCTGCAGCGGACGCACGCTGTTCAGTCGCGCGATCGGACACGCGAGCGGTAACGCACCGCACGCCGAAGAGGGTGCTCCGAAACGCTTCGCGACAGCGAGGACTCCAAGCTGCATCTTCTCGGCGTCGAAGGCGCTGACCGCGACGCTGATCCATCGCATGGAGGAACAGGGCGAGATCGACCTGCAGCATCCGATCGCGTACTACCTGCCCGAGTTCGCCCGCAAGGGCAAGGACCGGATCACGATCCATCACCTGCTGGCGCATCGCGCCGGCATTCCAGGCATTGCGGGCGTCGAGGATCCGCGCATGATCCTCGATCATGCGCAATGCCTGCAGTTGCTCTGCGATGCGCAACCACAGGATCCGAACGGGCGACGCCCCGCCTATCACGCGGTCACCTCGGGCGTGCTGCTCGAAGAAATCGTACGCCGCGTGACCGGCATGGATACGCGCAAGGCCTGGCGCGCCTGGTTCAAGGAACCGATGGGCCTGGGTGTGCTGGATTACGGCGCCAGCGCTGCGGTGCGTTCGCGAATCGCCGAGCAGTCGCTGACCGGCATCCAGGGTTTGCGACTGGTCGATGATTTCGCGCGCCGCCTGATCGGAGCACGCTTCCAGGACGTGATCGACCTGCTCGACGATCCCGCCTTTTACCGCGCCGTGATTCCCTCGGCCAACATGGTGGCCACCGCCGAGGAAATGACGGCGTTCTACCAGATGCTGCTCGACGAAGGACGCTGGAACGGACGGCAGATCCTTCATCCCGACACGGTCGCACGCGCGACGACCCCGGCCGGACCGACCGCACGCGATGCCACGATCGGCCTGCCGATGCGCTACAGTCCTGGCTTCATGCTGGGCGGTGCACCGTTCGGGCTGTTCGGGGCAAATTCCTCGCTTGCCTTCGGCCATATCGGCCTGTCGAACAACCTGACCTGGGCCGACCCCGAAAGGCAGATTTCGGTCGCGCTGCTGGTGAGCGGAATACCGGTGGTGGCGAACAACATGGGAGCACTGCTGCGTCTGCTGGCGCGGATCACTGCGGCGTTTCCCCGTATTCCGAAGCGGGAAAGATCGGGCAGGGTGGCTACGCAGCGTGGCGGATCCTGA
- a CDS encoding tryptophan--tRNA ligase, whose translation MRQQRVLTGITTTGTPHLGNYVGAIRPAIDASRQPDVLCFYFLADLHSLIKNQDPELLRRSTREIAATWLACGLDSSRVVFYRQSDIPEIPELTWLLSCMTAKGLMNRAHAYKAAVQSNQEAGQDDDFGITMGLYGYPVLMAADILMFSADRVPVGRDQIQHVEMARDIAQRFNHHYGEHLVLPSAVVDDDVAVLAGLDGRKMSKSYGNTIPLFLPEKQLQKHINRIKTNLQEPGEPKNPDESTVFQVWQAFASAEQREEMRREFAAGIAWGEAKRRLFELVNEQLCEPRARYEELMAQPALIEKLLQEGAERARSYSRSLMRQLREAVGLRRVDA comes from the coding sequence ATGAGACAGCAACGAGTTCTGACTGGAATCACCACCACCGGCACGCCGCATCTCGGCAATTACGTGGGTGCGATACGGCCGGCGATCGATGCCAGCAGGCAGCCCGACGTGCTGTGCTTCTACTTTCTGGCCGATCTGCATTCGCTGATCAAGAACCAGGACCCGGAGCTGCTGCGACGTTCGACACGGGAGATCGCTGCGACCTGGCTCGCCTGCGGGCTGGATAGCTCGCGTGTGGTGTTCTACCGGCAGTCGGACATCCCCGAGATTCCCGAGCTGACGTGGCTGCTGAGCTGCATGACTGCGAAGGGTCTGATGAATCGTGCCCACGCATACAAGGCTGCGGTGCAGTCGAATCAGGAGGCGGGGCAGGACGACGATTTCGGCATCACGATGGGGCTCTACGGCTATCCGGTGCTGATGGCTGCCGACATTCTGATGTTCAGTGCCGATCGGGTGCCCGTCGGGCGCGACCAGATCCAGCACGTCGAAATGGCGCGTGATATCGCGCAGCGTTTCAACCATCACTACGGCGAACATCTGGTACTCCCGAGCGCAGTGGTCGACGACGATGTGGCCGTGCTCGCCGGGCTCGACGGGCGCAAGATGAGCAAGAGCTACGGCAACACGATTCCGCTGTTCCTGCCGGAGAAGCAGTTGCAGAAGCACATCAACCGCATCAAGACCAACCTGCAGGAGCCCGGCGAACCGAAGAACCCTGACGAGTCGACGGTATTCCAGGTGTGGCAGGCCTTTGCAAGCGCGGAGCAGCGCGAGGAAATGCGTCGTGAGTTTGCTGCCGGCATCGCCTGGGGCGAGGCGAAGCGGCGCCTGTTCGAACTGGTGAACGAACAGTTGTGCGAGCCGCGGGCGCGCTACGAAGAGCTGATGGCACAGCCGGCGCTGATCGAGAAGCTGCTGCAGGAAGGCGCCGAGCGTGCCCGCAGCTACAGTCGGTCACTGATGAGGCAATTGCGCGAGGCGGTGGGGTTGCGTCGCGTTGACGCCTGA
- a CDS encoding enoyl-CoA hydratase/isomerase family protein has product MSAFNTIEFTREAAIARITLNRPDSANGISLEMASELLQASLDCRHDDSVRAVVLGANGRMFCAGGDINGFASNATRLQSHLKELTLLLHAAISNLARMRAPLIVAVNGAAAGAGFSLALCGDLVLAARSARFTLAYTAIGLVPDGGATYFLPRVVGLRRAQELILSNRRLAAEEALEWGIVTQVVEDTELPEAATALATRIASGPTRAFGAVKRMLAASYHSTLETQMDLEGSEIAAASVTADGREGVSAFLAKRAAVFTGG; this is encoded by the coding sequence ATGAGCGCATTCAACACCATCGAATTCACGCGTGAAGCCGCCATCGCACGCATCACGCTGAATCGCCCCGACAGCGCAAACGGCATCAGTCTCGAGATGGCCAGCGAACTGCTGCAGGCCTCGCTCGATTGCCGGCACGACGATTCGGTGCGCGCCGTCGTACTTGGCGCGAACGGACGCATGTTCTGCGCTGGCGGCGACATCAACGGCTTCGCGAGCAACGCCACGCGGCTGCAAAGCCACCTGAAGGAGCTGACCCTGCTGCTGCATGCGGCAATCTCCAACCTCGCACGCATGCGCGCACCACTGATCGTTGCCGTGAACGGTGCGGCAGCCGGCGCCGGATTCAGCCTCGCACTGTGCGGCGACCTGGTGCTTGCAGCACGTTCGGCCAGGTTCACGCTCGCCTATACCGCGATCGGGCTGGTACCGGACGGTGGCGCGACGTACTTCCTGCCGCGTGTGGTTGGCCTGCGTCGCGCGCAGGAGCTGATCCTGAGCAACCGACGACTGGCAGCCGAAGAGGCGCTCGAATGGGGCATCGTCACCCAGGTGGTCGAGGACACCGAACTGCCGGAAGCTGCCACGGCACTGGCCACCCGGATCGCCAGCGGACCCACTCGGGCCTTTGGCGCAGTCAAGCGGATGCTGGCTGCGTCGTACCACAGCACGCTCGAAACACAAATGGATCTCGAGGGCAGTGAAATCGCCGCGGCCTCGGTCACCGCCGACGGACGCGAGGGCGTGAGCGCCTTCCTCGCCAAGCGCGCCGCAGTTTTTACTGGCGGTTGA
- a CDS encoding M18 family aminopeptidase: protein MNDTAERHFTRELLAFLAASPTPFHAVQNLAAILVAQGFEELLETAHWNCRADGRYFLRRNGSSLIAFAKGRVPAVEAGIRLIGAHTDSPCLKPKPCPELRRSGFLQFGVEVYGGALLNTWFDRDLSLAGRVSYATAAGVRHALIDFRAPLAVVPSLAIHLDREVNKGRAINPQTHLPPVLALAASEVRDYEALLLDRLHEEHPQCGAVRVLDCDLSFYDTQPPRLVGLHEEFLCGARLDNLLSCFAAVRALAACSGEFDAIAVCNDHEEVGSVSMAGAQGPMLPAMLARLYPQREDRERALARSLLVSADNAHGVHPNFADKHDGNHGPLLNAGPVIKVNASQRYATSSETAAVFRWLCAQEGVAVQSFVVRSDMACGSTIGPLTAANVGVRAVDVGVPMLAMHSAREFAGAHDLHALTRVLRRFCDEPTV from the coding sequence GTGAACGATACTGCGGAGCGGCATTTCACGCGCGAGCTGCTGGCTTTCCTCGCGGCTTCACCAACCCCGTTCCATGCGGTGCAGAACCTGGCGGCAATTCTCGTTGCGCAGGGTTTCGAGGAGTTGCTGGAGACTGCGCACTGGAATTGTCGTGCAGACGGGCGCTATTTCCTGCGCCGCAACGGTTCCTCGCTGATCGCCTTCGCGAAGGGGCGGGTACCGGCAGTGGAAGCAGGAATCCGCCTGATCGGCGCCCACACCGACAGCCCCTGCCTGAAGCCCAAACCGTGCCCGGAGCTGCGCCGAAGCGGCTTCCTGCAGTTTGGCGTCGAGGTCTACGGTGGCGCACTGCTCAATACCTGGTTCGACCGTGACCTGTCCCTTGCCGGACGTGTCAGCTATGCGACGGCGGCCGGTGTGCGCCATGCGCTGATCGATTTCCGAGCGCCACTGGCGGTGGTTCCGAGTCTCGCGATCCACCTCGACCGGGAGGTGAACAAGGGCCGTGCGATCAACCCGCAGACGCATCTGCCGCCGGTTCTCGCGCTGGCGGCGTCCGAGGTGCGCGACTACGAGGCGCTGCTGCTTGATCGCCTGCATGAGGAGCATCCGCAGTGTGGTGCTGTACGGGTGCTCGATTGCGACCTGTCGTTCTACGATACGCAACCGCCACGACTGGTCGGTTTGCACGAGGAGTTCCTCTGCGGTGCACGGCTCGACAACCTGCTGAGCTGCTTTGCAGCGGTGCGCGCACTCGCAGCGTGCAGTGGTGAGTTCGACGCGATCGCGGTGTGCAACGACCACGAGGAAGTCGGCAGCGTGTCGATGGCCGGCGCCCAGGGGCCGATGCTGCCTGCCATGCTGGCGCGGCTATACCCGCAACGCGAGGATCGGGAGCGCGCGCTCGCACGCTCGCTGCTGGTGTCGGCGGACAATGCCCATGGCGTGCACCCGAATTTCGCCGACAAGCACGACGGCAATCACGGCCCGCTGCTGAATGCGGGGCCGGTGATCAAGGTGAACGCCTCGCAGCGCTACGCCACCAGCAGCGAAACGGCGGCAGTCTTTCGCTGGCTGTGCGCGCAGGAAGGCGTGGCAGTGCAGAGTTTCGTGGTCCGCAGCGACATGGCTTGCGGCAGCACCATCGGTCCGTTGACTGCGGCAAACGTCGGCGTGCGCGCGGTCGATGTCGGCGTGCCGATGCTGGCGATGCACTCGGCGCGCGAGTTCGCCGGGGCGCACGATCTGCACGCACTGACGCGCGTGTTGCGCCGCTTCTGCGACGAGCCGACCGTGTAA
- a CDS encoding NAD(P)-dependent oxidoreductase, producing MARLAFIGLGVMGYPMAAHLARAGHALRVFNRTPARAERWVAEFGGERANSPAQAAHGAEMVFCCLGDDHSVREVVLGTEGVLATFGKGALLVDHTTASAALARELATRVAARGGGFIDAPVSGGQAGAEQGILTVMAGGSVEDFARIRPFLDCYARSARLLGPAGAGQLAKMVNQICVAGVVAGLAEGLHFARRAGLEPQAVIDAIGKGAAQSWQMDNRHRTMLAGEYAHGFAVDWMRKDLAIVLDEARRNGAHLPATALVDQLYAEVQAMGGGRWDTSSLLARLERDEETQG from the coding sequence GTGGCAAGGCTCGCTTTCATCGGTCTTGGCGTGATGGGCTATCCGATGGCAGCTCATCTTGCTCGTGCGGGCCACGCGTTGCGTGTGTTCAATCGCACGCCTGCGCGTGCCGAGCGCTGGGTGGCGGAATTTGGTGGGGAGCGCGCCAACTCGCCGGCCCAGGCAGCCCACGGTGCCGAGATGGTGTTCTGTTGCCTGGGTGACGATCACAGCGTGCGCGAGGTGGTACTCGGCACGGAGGGTGTGCTGGCGACGTTCGGAAAGGGTGCGCTGCTGGTCGATCACACGACGGCTTCGGCAGCACTCGCACGCGAACTCGCCACCCGGGTCGCGGCGCGTGGTGGTGGATTCATCGACGCGCCGGTATCGGGCGGGCAGGCCGGTGCCGAGCAAGGCATCCTGACCGTGATGGCCGGTGGCAGCGTGGAGGATTTCGCACGCATCCGACCGTTTCTGGACTGCTACGCGCGTAGCGCGCGTCTGCTGGGACCGGCCGGTGCCGGGCAGCTCGCGAAGATGGTCAACCAGATCTGCGTTGCCGGCGTCGTGGCCGGACTGGCCGAAGGATTGCACTTCGCACGCCGTGCCGGTCTGGAACCGCAGGCAGTCATCGACGCGATCGGCAAGGGTGCGGCACAGTCGTGGCAGATGGACAATCGTCACCGCACGATGCTGGCTGGCGAATACGCCCACGGCTTCGCGGTCGACTGGATGCGCAAGGATCTCGCGATCGTGCTGGACGAGGCACGCCGCAACGGTGCACACCTGCCGGCGACGGCGCTGGTGGACCAGCTCTACGCGGAGGTACAGGCGATGGGCGGGGGGCGCTGGGACACCTCGAGCCTGCTGGCACGCCTCGAACGTGATGAGGAGACGCAAGGGTGA
- the tsaB gene encoding tRNA (adenosine(37)-N6)-threonylcarbamoyltransferase complex dimerization subunit type 1 TsaB yields MALLLGIETSSSRCSVALGDGESIEELVEDRPREHHAIILPMVAELLARANLRLQGLDAIAFGRGPGSFTGLRIAASITQGLAFGAGLRVVPVSSLQALAADAGERTGRTGGEVLVAVDAHMGEIYWGRYAWTPEALQVLHDDGLARADEFRAADHGSAQTTVLAGNGWSIYPQLEMPGATRIVAAAPAARQIVRLAARTECSSWVDALHAEPVYVRSASLWKKRAEQGGAS; encoded by the coding sequence ATGGCACTGCTGCTCGGAATCGAAACCTCTTCGTCTCGCTGCTCGGTGGCGCTCGGCGACGGTGAATCGATCGAGGAACTCGTCGAGGATCGTCCGCGCGAGCATCACGCAATCATCCTGCCGATGGTCGCGGAGTTGCTCGCGCGGGCGAACCTGCGACTGCAGGGGCTCGACGCAATCGCATTCGGTCGAGGCCCGGGTTCGTTCACCGGATTGCGTATCGCGGCGAGCATCACGCAGGGGCTGGCCTTTGGTGCCGGCCTGCGCGTGGTCCCGGTCTCGTCGCTGCAGGCACTCGCGGCCGATGCGGGCGAGCGCACGGGGCGTACTGGCGGTGAGGTGCTGGTGGCGGTCGATGCACACATGGGCGAGATCTACTGGGGCCGCTACGCGTGGACACCGGAAGCACTGCAGGTGCTGCACGACGACGGGCTTGCGCGTGCGGATGAATTTCGCGCAGCCGACCATGGCAGTGCACAGACGACGGTCCTGGCCGGCAACGGGTGGAGCATATATCCGCAACTCGAGATGCCGGGAGCCACGCGGATCGTCGCTGCTGCTCCGGCGGCGCGCCAGATCGTGCGTCTGGCAGCACGCACCGAGTGCAGCAGTTGGGTTGATGCATTGCACGCCGAACCGGTCTATGTGCGCAGCGCTTCGTTATGGAAGAAGCGTGCGGAGCAGGGCGGAGCGAGCTGA
- a CDS encoding histone, with protein MAKATAKKAPAKKAAAKAGGKKKQRQSLGERIMQLEKDAEKDIKALAAALEKRAKTDLRAAIDKFEKKWMKDRKKTTTKRISDAQKKVKEKLAALKKAATKKAAPKKAAPKKAAPKKAAPKKAAPKKAAPASAPAAS; from the coding sequence ATGGCAAAAGCAACGGCGAAGAAAGCCCCCGCGAAGAAGGCGGCCGCCAAGGCCGGAGGGAAGAAGAAGCAGCGTCAGTCACTCGGCGAGCGCATCATGCAGCTCGAGAAGGACGCGGAGAAAGACATCAAGGCACTTGCTGCAGCGCTCGAGAAGCGTGCCAAGACGGATCTGCGTGCAGCCATCGACAAGTTCGAGAAAAAGTGGATGAAGGACCGCAAGAAGACGACCACCAAGCGGATCAGCGATGCGCAGAAGAAGGTCAAGGAAAAGCTCGCTGCACTGAAGAAGGCTGCGACAAAGAAGGCAGCACCGAAGAAGGCAGCACCGAAGAAGGCGGCGCCGAAGAAGGCGGCACCGAAGAAGGCAGCGCCGAAGAAGGCGGCGCCGGCGAGCGCTCCTGCGGCTTCCTGA
- a CDS encoding ferrochelatase translates to MDTDARVATEEAPDWNPPAAVILVNLGSPHAPTPAAVAAFLAEFLSDRRVVELPSLLWQPILRGIVIPLRARRVAHAYASIWGDGSPLRVIALRQRWRLQQRLRASCGDAAPWVRLAMSYHGPSIAATVADCQRRGIDRIVVLPLYPQYSATTTAAAFDQVARHLLSVRAWPELHLVRDYHDHPGYIAALAASVQEHWQQHGRADHLLLSFHGIPEANIAKGDPYARQCERTARLLATSLGLHEREWTLAYQSRFGRARWLMPYTNETLRKLAVDGVRSIDVMCPAFAADCLETLEEMGMQNRAVFLGAGGTEYRFIACLNDREDHIAMLHDIVIASGCSNLRVCHGSE, encoded by the coding sequence ATGGACACGGATGCGCGTGTGGCGACCGAGGAAGCTCCGGACTGGAATCCACCCGCCGCGGTAATCCTCGTCAATCTGGGTTCACCCCATGCGCCGACTCCGGCAGCAGTGGCGGCCTTCCTGGCGGAATTCCTGTCTGACCGGCGCGTCGTCGAACTGCCGTCTCTGCTGTGGCAGCCGATCCTGCGCGGGATCGTGATTCCGCTGCGCGCACGGCGGGTGGCACACGCCTATGCATCGATCTGGGGTGATGGTTCGCCGTTGCGGGTGATTGCGCTGCGCCAGCGTTGGCGGTTGCAGCAACGGCTGCGTGCGAGTTGCGGTGATGCGGCCCCGTGGGTGCGGCTCGCGATGAGCTACCACGGGCCATCGATCGCCGCGACCGTCGCCGATTGCCAGCGCCGTGGAATCGATCGCATCGTCGTTCTGCCGCTCTATCCGCAGTACTCTGCCACCACCACTGCTGCAGCGTTCGATCAGGTCGCGCGCCATCTGCTGAGCGTGCGCGCGTGGCCGGAGCTGCACCTGGTGCGTGACTATCACGACCACCCCGGATACATCGCTGCACTCGCTGCGAGTGTGCAGGAACACTGGCAGCAGCACGGGCGTGCCGACCACTTGTTGCTGTCTTTCCACGGCATCCCCGAGGCGAACATCGCGAAGGGGGATCCGTATGCACGACAGTGCGAACGGACCGCACGCCTGCTCGCAACCAGTCTGGGCTTGCACGAGCGTGAATGGACACTGGCGTATCAGTCGCGATTCGGGCGCGCACGCTGGCTGATGCCGTATACGAACGAGACGCTGCGCAAACTGGCTGTCGATGGAGTGCGCTCGATCGATGTGATGTGTCCGGCATTTGCTGCCGACTGTCTGGAGACCCTGGAGGAGATGGGCATGCAGAACCGTGCGGTGTTCCTCGGTGCCGGCGGAACCGAGTACCGCTTCATCGCGTGTCTGAACGATCGCGAGGACCATATCGCGATGCTGCACGACATCGTGATCGCAAGCGGATGCAGCAATTTGCGCGTGTGCCACGGCAGTGAGTGA
- the adk gene encoding adenylate kinase: MRVILLGAPGAGKGTQAQFIMERFGIPQISTGDMLRAAVKEGSELGEQAREIMAAGRLVPDDIIIALVRERIARADCANGFLFDGFPRTIPQAEAMKHAGVHIDHVIEIAVPDEVIVQRLVGRRVHPASGRVYHVEFNPPRVANRDDVTGDTLVHREDDREETVRHRLGIYHEQTTRLIGYYRGEQANGTRYHGIDGVGTVDEIRSRVLQALV, encoded by the coding sequence ATGCGCGTGATTCTTCTGGGCGCTCCCGGCGCTGGCAAGGGTACCCAGGCGCAGTTCATCATGGAGCGTTTCGGCATTCCCCAGATATCGACGGGTGACATGCTGCGTGCAGCGGTAAAGGAGGGGAGCGAGCTCGGGGAGCAGGCGCGCGAGATCATGGCGGCGGGACGGCTCGTGCCAGACGACATCATCATCGCCCTGGTCAGGGAGCGCATCGCACGTGCCGATTGCGCAAACGGTTTCCTGTTCGACGGATTCCCGCGCACCATTCCGCAGGCCGAGGCGATGAAGCACGCAGGTGTGCATATCGATCACGTGATCGAGATTGCCGTTCCCGACGAGGTCATCGTGCAGCGCCTCGTGGGCCGGCGTGTTCACCCCGCATCCGGGCGCGTCTACCACGTCGAGTTCAACCCGCCGCGGGTTGCCAATCGCGACGACGTGACCGGCGATACGCTGGTACACCGCGAAGACGATCGCGAGGAAACCGTGCGTCATCGGCTCGGCATCTATCACGAGCAGACGACGCGGCTGATCGGCTACTACCGCGGCGAGCAGGCGAACGGTACCCGTTATCACGGCATCGATGGTGTTGGCACGGTCGACGAGATCCGCTCGCGCGTACTGCAGGCGCTCGTCTGA